Proteins encoded in a region of the Falsibacillus albus genome:
- the plsY gene encoding glycerol-3-phosphate 1-O-acyltransferase PlsY, with product MIDMLKIVAALALGYLIGSMNTAVIVGKIYGRDIRSHGSGNAGLTNTLRVLGKSAAIFVLAGDILKGVIACFVGLSLHVYLFSGEAQDCVSLLAAGAGVVIGHNWPVYFGFKGGKGALTAVAVLFMINWIMALLCVGFFVMIVALTRYVSLGSVSATILFAAISFIPAFGNTFYFYIFAFLMACMVIFRHLENIKRLFSGTENKLNFTRG from the coding sequence ATGATTGACATGTTAAAGATTGTAGCTGCCTTAGCTTTGGGCTACTTGATAGGCAGCATGAATACAGCGGTGATTGTTGGAAAAATATACGGCAGGGACATCAGGAGTCATGGAAGCGGAAATGCCGGGCTTACGAATACGTTGAGGGTCCTTGGGAAATCTGCCGCGATATTTGTTCTTGCGGGAGATATATTAAAAGGGGTCATTGCCTGCTTTGTCGGATTGTCACTCCATGTTTACCTTTTTTCTGGAGAAGCGCAAGATTGCGTAAGCCTTTTGGCCGCAGGTGCTGGAGTGGTGATCGGGCATAATTGGCCGGTATATTTTGGGTTTAAAGGGGGCAAGGGAGCACTTACAGCAGTGGCTGTGCTGTTTATGATTAACTGGATCATGGCCCTGTTATGCGTTGGCTTTTTTGTGATGATCGTCGCCTTGACCCGTTATGTTTCATTGGGCTCAGTAAGTGCAACAATCCTTTTTGCAGCAATTTCATTCATTCCAGCTTTCGGGAACACCTTTTACTTTTATATATTTGCGTTTCTAATGGCGTGTATGGTTATTTTCAGGCATTTGGAAAATATAAAGAGGCTGTTTTCAGGAACTGAAAATAAACTTAATTTTACGCGGGGTTGA
- a CDS encoding PHP domain-containing protein has translation MNHKFADLHIHSLFSDETMSPEEVIAKAAEKGLGLIAITDHNVLEGSREILKLNDEKELLLISGVELDALDRGKNLHILGYGMDLNNERFREFTKKNRLLFESLDERLIVRMQREYNNISLEEYLHYHYDRKNGGWKALHYFVEKGITSSLTAGFEFYSKYELSFDCIEFPSVSMVCNHIHSAGGKAILAHPGRVIKVAERNDFKREITRLINLGIDGIECYYPTHSHEVTEDCLSTCKEHGLLITAGSDCHGNFGKTEIGEMEIPISWLNLGDILSHNEVSKFTT, from the coding sequence ATGAATCATAAATTTGCTGACTTACATATTCACTCTTTATTTTCCGATGAAACGATGTCTCCCGAAGAGGTTATAGCTAAAGCAGCAGAGAAAGGGTTAGGTTTAATAGCGATTACCGACCACAATGTGCTAGAAGGTTCAAGAGAAATACTAAAGCTAAATGATGAAAAAGAACTATTGTTAATATCTGGTGTAGAATTGGACGCATTAGATAGAGGGAAAAATCTGCATATATTGGGTTATGGAATGGATTTAAATAATGAAAGGTTTAGAGAATTCACGAAAAAAAACAGATTGCTTTTTGAGTCTTTGGATGAGCGGCTCATAGTGAGGATGCAAAGGGAATACAATAACATATCTCTAGAGGAATACTTACATTATCATTATGACCGAAAAAACGGTGGTTGGAAGGCATTGCATTATTTTGTGGAAAAGGGGATTACCAGCAGCTTGACAGCAGGTTTTGAATTCTATTCAAAATACGAACTATCATTTGACTGTATTGAATTTCCCTCTGTCAGCATGGTATGCAATCATATTCACAGTGCAGGCGGGAAGGCAATTCTTGCTCATCCAGGAAGAGTAATAAAGGTTGCTGAAAGGAACGATTTTAAGAGAGAAATAACTAGATTAATTAATTTAGGGATTGATGGCATTGAATGTTATTATCCAACGCATTCCCATGAAGTCACAGAAGATTGCCTGTCCACCTGCAAAGAACATGGTTTGTTGATTACAGCTGGTTCAGATTGCCACGGTAATTTTGGAAAAACCGAAATTGGAGAGATGGAAATTCCGATTTCCTGGTTAAATCTTGGGGATATTTTAAGTCACAATGAAGTAAGCAAATTCACCACATGA
- a CDS encoding response regulator transcription factor has protein sequence MAKVLIVDDDPHIRELVRVLLSKEGMSIVEATDGESALEVLASTQIDLIILDIMMPKMDGWTFCQEVRTYYSDSIPILMLTAKGEVTQKVKGFDLGTDDYMVKPFAPAELTARVKALLKRFQISVSNKIEIGSIVIDRASHNVFDGKKDITLPLKEFELLFKLAFNPTKTFSREQLIEDIWGYDYEGDERTVDVHIKRLRQRFSHEDCPFKITTIRGLGYRLEVKA, from the coding sequence ATGGCGAAAGTATTGATTGTGGATGACGATCCGCATATTCGGGAGCTGGTCCGCGTCCTCCTCTCCAAAGAGGGGATGTCGATAGTGGAGGCGACGGATGGGGAATCGGCACTGGAAGTCCTGGCGTCGACTCAGATCGACCTGATCATCTTGGATATCATGATGCCGAAGATGGACGGCTGGACATTTTGCCAGGAGGTGCGCACGTATTATTCCGATTCGATTCCGATCCTGATGCTGACGGCGAAGGGCGAGGTGACGCAAAAGGTGAAGGGCTTCGACCTCGGTACGGATGATTATATGGTGAAGCCGTTCGCACCGGCCGAACTGACTGCACGCGTCAAGGCGCTGCTCAAACGTTTTCAAATCTCGGTGTCCAATAAAATTGAAATCGGAAGCATCGTCATCGACCGTGCTTCACATAACGTCTTTGACGGAAAAAAAGACATCACCCTGCCGCTGAAGGAGTTCGAACTTCTGTTTAAGCTGGCATTCAATCCGACCAAGACGTTTTCGCGGGAGCAGTTGATCGAGGATATTTGGGGCTATGACTACGAAGGGGACGAACGGACGGTGGATGTGCACATCAAACGGCTGCGGCAGCGTTTTTCACATGAGGATTGTCCGTTTAAAATCACGACGATCCGCGGGCTTGGGTACCGCCTGGAGGTGAAGGCATGA
- a CDS encoding sensor histidine kinase, whose product MTVKEIGKRAFGFVSIFLALTLCWSASYWLTSWVFPKWDYTPSLYMTQIINSIFGFILFGCCMFLITRIKWVQDRQQAFMTPLINAMKMMAEGNFNIDLSYYKKQVPNPRHPYYHLIENITHMASRLGAMEQMRQEFISNVSHEFQSPLTSISGFAHALKSEQLTPEARKHYLDIIEKEGIRLSKLSDNLLKLTSLESEHPPFELTSYRLDHQLRRIILSCEPQWTEKELEMDISLDNQVIMADKDLMDQVWINLIHNSIKFTPSGGTISVAVREVDENRLMVTIKDSGIGMDEEAIMHMFERFYKADPSRTRTTEGSGLGLSIVKKIIDMHHGEIRAQSELGKGTTIMVTLPRNGGK is encoded by the coding sequence ATGACTGTGAAGGAAATCGGAAAACGCGCATTCGGATTTGTTTCCATTTTCCTTGCCTTGACCTTGTGCTGGTCCGCTTCCTACTGGCTCACATCGTGGGTGTTTCCAAAATGGGATTACACGCCGAGCCTCTATATGACGCAGATCATCAATTCGATTTTCGGCTTCATCCTGTTTGGCTGCTGCATGTTCCTAATCACACGAATCAAGTGGGTACAGGACCGGCAGCAGGCATTCATGACCCCACTGATCAACGCGATGAAAATGATGGCCGAGGGAAATTTCAATATTGATCTTTCTTATTATAAGAAACAGGTTCCAAATCCCAGGCATCCGTATTATCATCTCATCGAGAACATCACGCACATGGCGTCGAGGCTTGGGGCGATGGAACAGATGCGCCAGGAATTCATCTCGAACGTCTCGCATGAATTCCAGTCTCCGTTGACCTCCATCAGCGGATTCGCCCACGCTTTGAAAAGTGAACAGCTGACACCAGAGGCGCGGAAGCATTATTTGGACATCATCGAAAAGGAAGGAATCCGGCTATCGAAGTTAAGCGACAACCTGCTGAAGCTGACGTCATTGGAGTCCGAGCACCCTCCTTTTGAATTGACCAGCTACCGGCTCGACCACCAGCTGCGCCGCATCATCCTCTCCTGTGAACCGCAATGGACGGAAAAGGAATTGGAGATGGACATTTCGCTCGATAACCAAGTGATCATGGCCGACAAGGATTTGATGGATCAAGTGTGGATCAACCTCATCCATAACAGCATCAAATTCACTCCGTCTGGCGGAACGATTTCTGTTGCGGTGCGCGAAGTCGATGAAAATCGATTGATGGTGACGATCAAAGATTCAGGCATCGGGATGGATGAAGAAGCTATCATGCATATGTTCGAGCGCTTTTACAAAGCCGACCCATCGAGGACCCGCACGACAGAAGGCAGCGGACTCGGGCTGTCGATCGTCAAAAAGATCATCGATATGCACCACGGCGAGATCCGGGCCCAAAGTGAATTAGGGAAAGGCACGACGATAATGGTGACTTTGCCTAGGAATGGTGGGAAGTGA